In Caproiciproducens sp. NJN-50, the following are encoded in one genomic region:
- a CDS encoding polysaccharide deacetylase family protein, translating to MFRSIKIHRFFLSALTVVLLAFCFCGGTVAAVRQAEKKNGVPLPIVMYHSILREARFQGNYTVSPETLESDFAWLQKNGYHTVVVRDLLNYVYGQVPLPEKPVMITFDDGFYNNYYYAYPIAEKYQAKIVISPVGYYTDQYTEGDADHPNYSYLTWGEIEEMADSGLVEIQNHSYNLHATKGRYGAQKLRWESAVSYQSVLRKDLGKMQTEMLEHTGQAPTAFVYPFGAVSKESVPVLKEIGFQASMNCMKKTNYITNTPECLFGLGRYIRPAGLSSDSFFKKIGLR from the coding sequence ATGTTTCGATCGATAAAAATCCATCGCTTTTTTCTGTCTGCCCTGACTGTGGTTCTGCTCGCGTTTTGCTTCTGCGGGGGGACAGTGGCCGCGGTCCGGCAAGCGGAAAAGAAAAACGGGGTGCCGCTGCCCATTGTGATGTACCACAGCATCCTGCGGGAGGCGCGTTTTCAGGGGAATTATACCGTATCGCCGGAAACGCTGGAAAGCGATTTTGCATGGCTGCAAAAAAACGGTTATCATACAGTCGTGGTCCGCGACCTCCTGAATTACGTGTACGGGCAGGTCCCGCTCCCGGAGAAGCCCGTGATGATCACCTTTGACGACGGGTTTTACAACAATTATTATTATGCGTATCCAATCGCGGAGAAATATCAGGCCAAAATCGTGATTTCTCCGGTAGGCTACTATACAGACCAGTATACGGAAGGCGACGCCGATCACCCGAACTATTCCTACCTGACATGGGGGGAGATCGAGGAAATGGCAGATTCCGGCCTGGTTGAAATTCAAAACCATTCCTATAACCTCCACGCAACCAAAGGGAGATACGGCGCCCAGAAGCTCAGATGGGAAAGCGCGGTTTCCTACCAGTCGGTCCTGCGGAAGGACCTGGGAAAGATGCAGACGGAGATGCTGGAACATACCGGGCAGGCACCGACGGCTTTTGTGTACCCGTTCGGGGCCGTCAGCAAGGAATCGGTTCCGGTTCTCAAAGAGATCGGATTTCAGGCGAGCATGAACTGCATGAAAAAGACGAACTATATTACAAATACGCCGGAGTGTTTGTTTGGATTGGGGAGGTATATCAGGCCCGCGGGTCTTTCGAGCGACTCCTTTTTTAAGAAAATCGGGCTTCGGTGA
- a CDS encoding 3'-5' exonuclease, with protein sequence MEFVILDLEWNGAYSRRLKGFMNEIIECGAVKVDEEFHILDTFEMLIRPQVGKKISGKIRDLTSITNEELADGPQFLQVVSRFRRWAGDCVIMTWGTSDILALIENYKYFCGSRRIPFLRRYVNLQAYCERCLSYDCTKQMGLSTAAQLLKIDESGFDHHRALGDSLLSMRCLQKLYDPVKLEPFLQDAETEEFYNRVEFRTVAVCNLNHPQIQPSDLIFYCDQCGRRARRSGKWQLHNKSFRAPFTCRHCGHRFFGRVQFKLKYEGMVVKKTILPFREESEDTAETRAAEAQKESE encoded by the coding sequence ATGGAATTCGTGATATTGGACCTGGAATGGAACGGCGCTTACAGCAGACGGCTCAAGGGCTTTATGAATGAGATCATCGAATGCGGCGCCGTCAAGGTGGATGAGGAATTTCATATTCTTGATACGTTTGAAATGCTGATCCGCCCTCAGGTTGGCAAGAAAATCAGCGGAAAAATCAGAGACCTGACCAGCATTACGAACGAAGAGCTGGCGGACGGGCCGCAGTTTCTGCAGGTTGTCAGCCGTTTCCGGCGCTGGGCCGGGGATTGTGTCATCATGACCTGGGGCACTTCGGACATTCTCGCGCTGATTGAAAATTACAAATATTTCTGCGGAAGCAGGCGCATTCCGTTCCTTCGGCGCTATGTGAATCTTCAGGCTTACTGTGAGCGATGTCTTTCCTACGACTGTACGAAGCAGATGGGACTTTCGACGGCCGCCCAGCTTTTGAAAATCGATGAGAGCGGCTTCGATCATCACCGGGCGCTGGGCGACAGCTTGCTTTCGATGCGTTGTCTGCAAAAGCTTTACGATCCGGTAAAACTGGAGCCGTTTCTGCAGGATGCCGAGACGGAGGAATTCTACAACCGCGTCGAGTTCCGCACCGTGGCGGTTTGCAATCTGAACCATCCTCAGATCCAGCCGTCGGACCTTATTTTCTATTGCGACCAGTGCGGCCGCCGCGCGCGCAGGTCGGGCAAATGGCAGCTTCATAACAAGAGCTTCCGCGCCCCGTTTACCTGCCGTCACTGCGGCCATCGTTTTTTCGGCCGGGTCCAGTTTAAGCTGAAATATGAAGGAATGGTCGTGAAAAAAACAATTCTGCCGTTTCGGGAGGAATCTGAGGATACGGCGGAAACACGAGCTGCCGAGGCGCAAAAAGAGAGCGAATAG
- a CDS encoding O-antigen ligase family protein, protein MKESIRFDFLRNVQLVYADFDRLLVILLTASIFAPFYVSMVVVIGIALMTMINCKKRVRAFEAPYTKFLFAFLIVTFFVAAIYNNYIGMAYSILIYAVVSCALYIRSIMTRSIFNEAMDLICVGSIISLFVALYQKASALSTIPDYRPVSVFINANYYGMIIEFVVIIALYRIFTNAELSAFYFAVIGLNFIGLYLTASFSSFTAMFAAVAVMLFLKKKNKIAVAFILSVVVFVGLLAVFPQLLPRGSQAIDRTLAQRLSIWTASVKGIEQHLFFGRGAMAYQMIYEQFSGYKTYHCHNLFLDVLLNFGIVGFACIGIYVGVQLKLLFLRVRNNICMDMNILMAAASAAVFVHGLTDVTILWIQTGVLFALIYSSTGIGSGYIEKSVHVPSLLPEYSGDSVAALYLKN, encoded by the coding sequence GTGAAAGAGAGTATCCGATTTGATTTTCTGCGGAACGTTCAGCTGGTCTATGCGGATTTTGATCGGCTTCTGGTAATATTACTGACCGCTTCTATCTTTGCCCCGTTTTATGTCAGCATGGTTGTCGTAATCGGGATCGCGCTGATGACGATGATCAACTGCAAGAAAAGGGTTCGCGCATTTGAGGCGCCTTATACAAAATTTCTGTTTGCGTTTTTAATTGTTACATTTTTTGTCGCGGCAATATACAATAATTACATCGGTATGGCGTATTCCATTCTGATTTACGCGGTGGTCAGCTGCGCGCTTTATATCCGCAGCATCATGACGCGCTCCATCTTTAACGAGGCGATGGACCTGATCTGTGTCGGCAGCATTATAAGCCTGTTTGTCGCTTTGTATCAAAAAGCTTCTGCGCTTTCCACCATACCGGATTATCGTCCGGTGTCGGTATTTATCAATGCGAACTATTATGGCATGATCATCGAATTCGTCGTAATCATTGCGCTTTACCGTATTTTTACGAATGCGGAACTCAGCGCTTTCTATTTTGCAGTGATCGGACTTAATTTCATAGGCCTGTATCTGACCGCCAGCTTTTCATCCTTTACCGCGATGTTTGCGGCGGTTGCCGTTATGCTTTTTTTGAAAAAGAAAAATAAAATTGCGGTTGCCTTTATTCTTTCGGTTGTTGTTTTCGTTGGATTGCTGGCTGTTTTCCCTCAGCTTTTACCACGCGGTTCGCAGGCGATTGACCGAACGCTGGCCCAGAGACTTTCCATCTGGACGGCTTCCGTCAAGGGAATTGAGCAGCACCTGTTTTTTGGGCGCGGTGCGATGGCCTATCAGATGATCTACGAACAGTTTTCCGGATACAAAACGTATCACTGTCACAATTTATTTCTTGATGTTCTGCTGAATTTCGGAATCGTCGGCTTTGCCTGCATCGGGATCTATGTCGGCGTACAGTTAAAGCTGTTGTTCCTTCGAGTGCGCAATAACATCTGCATGGATATGAACATTTTAATGGCGGCCGCTTCCGCCGCTGTTTTTGTCCATGGATTGACGGATGTCACAATACTTTGGATCCAGACCGGCGTTCTTTTTGCACTGATTTATTCTTCCACTGGAATCGGTTCAGGATACATTGAGAAAAGTGTTCATGTTCCCAGTCTTCTCCCGGAGTATTCGGGCGACTCCGTTGCGGCACTGTATCTTAAAAATTAG
- a CDS encoding superoxide dismutase family protein: MLRRVPEARAIMAGSHDHPDIHGAVSFYQAVDGVLLVAQIHGLPAEETCASNVFGFHIHEGTSCTGNDEDPFANAGGHYNPRGCPHPAHAGDLPPLFGNRGYAFMAFFTDRFTVKEVVGRTVIIHASPDDFTTQPSGNSGTKIACGRILPAGILYH; encoded by the coding sequence ATGCTGAGGAGGGTGCCTGAAGCCCGTGCCATCATGGCTGGCAGCCATGATCATCCCGACATACATGGGGCGGTTTCGTTTTATCAGGCTGTGGACGGGGTGCTGCTCGTCGCGCAGATTCATGGCCTTCCCGCCGAAGAGACATGTGCATCCAATGTGTTCGGATTTCATATTCACGAGGGCACTTCTTGTACCGGAAACGATGAGGACCCCTTTGCAAATGCCGGAGGTCACTACAATCCGCGCGGTTGCCCGCATCCCGCGCATGCCGGCGATCTTCCCCCGCTGTTCGGAAATCGGGGTTATGCCTTCATGGCATTTTTCACTGACAGGTTTACGGTGAAAGAGGTTGTCGGCCGCACGGTCATTATTCATGCGTCGCCGGATGATTTCACGACTCAGCCATCCGGAAATTCGGGAACTAAAATAGCCTGCGGCCGGATTTTGCCTGCGGGCATTCTTTATCATTAG
- a CDS encoding HAD-IC family P-type ATPase, translated as MMENTNSYCERFHPDYSSGLNSEQIKARQNQGLANGREESGTRTTGQIVRSNLVTPFNILNLILASLIIMVGSYKNLLFLGVIVCNTLIGTIQEIRAKKMIDRLSLITAPKAHVIRNGKESEVPVSELVLDDVMLLSTGNQVCADCVILNGECETDESLITGESDPVPKRSGDSLFSGSFLVGGSCRAQAEHIGEDNYASKIAASARYLKKPNSEIMTWMNRIIKITGFAILPIGILMFYKQMTVSGQALRPAVVSTVAALIGMIPEGLVLLTSVVLAVGILRLSRHKALVQELYSIETLAHVDTLCLDKTGTLTQGTLQAEAVVPLCDIPRERAEEALSALAAAMDDHSPTMNAIREIMPQPPEWTCESNVSFSSARKWSGACFKDKGSFVLGAGQFVLKDRFEDVRPQVEKYAGRGKRVLLLAHSDKPLGDRELPEGLKPLLLVLLSDRIRPGVRETLAYFADQGVELKVISGDDVHTAASIAEKAGLKNADRCVDASSLKSEEEVKEAAEAYTVFGRVTPDQKLNLIRALKEKKHTVAMTGDGVNDVPALKESDCSIAMASGSDAARTVSQIVLMDSDFSSMPRIVAEGRRCINNLQRSASLFLVKAIFSAVIAVLFLFLTCAYPFQPIQFTLINAVSIGIPSFFLALEPNRDRLRGSFIGNVMQKSVPGAAAMTLNIVLLVALSSFLGFSRAEQSTLAVLITGFTGLLILFKICFPFNTARVILFLTMAVLFVLALVFFPSLFEVTVPTIPMLLMLVPMFLFAASAMAVIYHLIERIFLRK; from the coding sequence ATGATGGAAAACACCAACTCTTATTGTGAACGGTTTCATCCGGACTATTCATCCGGGCTGAACTCGGAACAAATCAAGGCCCGGCAGAATCAGGGGCTCGCGAACGGCCGGGAAGAATCCGGCACCCGCACCACCGGTCAGATCGTGCGGAGCAATCTCGTCACTCCGTTCAATATCCTGAACTTGATTCTCGCTTCTCTGATTATTATGGTCGGCTCCTACAAAAACCTGCTGTTTCTCGGCGTGATCGTCTGCAACACCCTGATCGGCACCATACAGGAAATCCGGGCAAAAAAAATGATCGACCGCCTGTCGCTGATCACAGCGCCGAAAGCGCATGTGATCCGAAACGGGAAGGAGAGCGAAGTCCCGGTCTCAGAGCTTGTCCTGGACGACGTAATGCTTCTTTCCACGGGAAATCAGGTCTGTGCGGACTGCGTCATTTTAAACGGAGAGTGCGAGACGGATGAATCTTTGATCACCGGCGAATCCGATCCTGTGCCAAAGCGCAGCGGCGACAGCCTTTTCAGCGGCAGCTTTCTGGTCGGCGGCAGCTGCAGGGCCCAGGCGGAACACATCGGCGAAGACAACTACGCCTCCAAAATCGCCGCGAGCGCCCGCTACCTGAAAAAACCGAATTCCGAGATCATGACCTGGATGAACCGCATCATCAAAATTACAGGATTTGCCATTCTGCCGATCGGCATCCTGATGTTTTACAAACAGATGACCGTTTCCGGTCAGGCTCTCCGCCCCGCGGTAGTCAGTACGGTCGCCGCGCTGATCGGCATGATTCCGGAGGGGCTCGTGCTGCTCACCAGCGTAGTGCTCGCGGTCGGGATTCTCCGCCTTTCGCGGCATAAGGCGCTGGTGCAGGAGCTGTACTCCATCGAAACGCTCGCGCACGTGGACACTCTTTGCCTGGATAAAACCGGAACTCTGACGCAGGGCACGCTCCAAGCCGAGGCTGTCGTTCCTCTGTGCGACATTCCCCGGGAAAGAGCGGAAGAGGCCCTTTCGGCTCTCGCGGCCGCCATGGACGACCATTCTCCAACGATGAACGCTATCCGGGAGATCATGCCGCAGCCGCCCGAATGGACCTGTGAGAGCAATGTTTCCTTTTCCTCCGCCCGCAAATGGAGCGGCGCCTGTTTCAAGGACAAGGGGAGCTTTGTTCTCGGCGCGGGGCAGTTCGTTCTGAAAGACCGGTTTGAAGATGTCCGTCCTCAGGTGGAAAAATACGCGGGCCGCGGAAAACGCGTTCTTCTTCTCGCCCACTCGGACAAGCCTCTTGGGGACCGGGAGCTGCCCGAAGGCCTTAAGCCCTTGCTGCTTGTCCTGCTCAGCGACAGGATCCGGCCGGGCGTCCGGGAAACGCTCGCCTATTTCGCCGATCAGGGCGTTGAACTGAAAGTGATTTCGGGCGACGATGTCCACACCGCTGCAAGCATTGCCGAAAAAGCGGGATTGAAAAACGCGGACCGCTGCGTGGATGCATCCAGCCTGAAAAGTGAAGAGGAGGTGAAGGAAGCCGCGGAAGCCTATACGGTATTCGGAAGGGTCACTCCGGATCAGAAATTGAATCTGATCCGGGCTCTGAAGGAGAAAAAACACACTGTCGCCATGACGGGCGACGGGGTCAACGACGTCCCCGCCCTGAAGGAAAGCGACTGCAGCATCGCGATGGCGTCCGGAAGCGACGCCGCGCGGACGGTTTCGCAGATTGTGCTGATGGACTCGGATTTTTCCTCCATGCCCCGCATCGTGGCGGAGGGACGCCGCTGCATCAACAACCTTCAGCGGTCCGCGTCTCTGTTCCTGGTCAAGGCGATCTTCTCCGCCGTCATCGCGGTTCTGTTTCTTTTTCTGACCTGCGCCTATCCGTTTCAGCCGATTCAGTTTACGCTGATCAACGCCGTCTCCATTGGGATCCCGTCGTTTTTTCTCGCGCTGGAGCCAAACCGGGATCGTTTGCGCGGAAGCTTTATCGGAAACGTCATGCAGAAATCGGTTCCGGGGGCGGCAGCTATGACTCTGAACATCGTGCTTCTGGTCGCCCTCTCCTCCTTCCTGGGCTTCTCCCGCGCGGAACAGTCCACACTCGCCGTGCTGATCACCGGTTTTACCGGACTTCTGATTCTGTTTAAGATCTGTTTCCCTTTCAACACGGCGCGGGTCATCCTCTTTTTGACCATGGCAGTGCTCTTTGTTCTTGCGCTTGTCTTTTTCCCTTCCCTGTTTGAGGTGACCGTCCCGACCATTCCCATGCTGCTGATGCTGGTTCCGATGTTTCTATTTGCCGCAAGCGCGATGGCCGTCATCTATCATCTGATCGAACGGATCTTTCTGCGAAAATAA
- a CDS encoding helix-turn-helix domain-containing protein: MEQRFGDRLKAIRLEHRMSQEDFARLLGTSKQVISRYETNQRTPKITVANRYAEILNVPISGLLGESCQPRKMEAAFDDFTCAIQSEIRGLTVENRQKLLEMARIFKLAQEQQKNTKE; this comes from the coding sequence TTGGAACAAAGATTTGGAGACAGACTCAAAGCAATCCGCCTGGAGCACCGCATGTCGCAAGAGGATTTTGCAAGACTTCTCGGGACCTCAAAACAGGTTATCAGCCGTTACGAAACCAATCAGCGCACGCCGAAAATAACGGTTGCCAATCGGTATGCGGAAATTCTGAATGTGCCAATCAGCGGCCTTTTGGGAGAATCCTGTCAGCCGCGAAAGATGGAGGCGGCGTTCGATGACTTTACCTGTGCGATCCAGAGTGAGATCAGGGGACTTACCGTAGAAAACAGACAAAAGTTATTGGAAATGGCCCGCATTTTCAAATTGGCTCAGGAGCAGCAAAAGAATACAAAAGAGTAG
- a CDS encoding AbrB/MazE/SpoVT family DNA-binding domain-containing protein: MSQSAGIVRLLDDLGRIVIPKELRKAMRLEAGTPIEIIGQGDSILLRNYRPDPLETENEELRQRLAEINNLAASFEQEGPFDPQETFGRMQEIKELSFWETDDKDV; encoded by the coding sequence ATGAGTCAATCAGCGGGAATTGTCCGACTTTTAGATGATCTTGGAAGAATCGTGATTCCAAAAGAACTGCGCAAGGCCATGCGGCTGGAAGCCGGGACACCGATCGAAATTATCGGACAGGGCGACAGCATCCTTCTCCGCAATTACAGGCCGGACCCGCTCGAGACTGAAAACGAGGAACTCCGCCAGCGGCTGGCTGAAATCAACAATCTGGCCGCGTCTTTCGAGCAGGAGGGGCCATTCGACCCGCAGGAAACATTTGGCCGGATGCAGGAAATCAAAGAACTGAGCTTTTGGGAAACCGACGACAAGGATGTTTGA
- the trhA gene encoding PAQR family membrane homeostasis protein TrhA, whose protein sequence is MSGDVKKIGRKLSREELGLPSYTVPEEILNSATHGIGMLAAAAGLVLLLLNCRRDTLTLVSVSVFGGSMILLYLISSLYHGLGVCRGKRVLRTLDHCTIFLLISGTYTPVALLSFGGATGWVLFAIVWGVSAVGIALNAISVQRFRVFSMICYIGLGWLVLFFLKPLIAHLDGTSIRNLVLGGVFYTVGAVLYGIGKKRKYIHSVWHLFVLAGSIFHYFVVYRIAVPF, encoded by the coding sequence ATGAGCGGCGACGTCAAAAAAATCGGGCGCAAGCTGAGCAGGGAAGAATTGGGACTGCCTTCTTATACCGTGCCGGAGGAGATTCTGAATTCGGCGACGCATGGCATCGGCATGCTGGCCGCGGCCGCGGGGCTGGTTTTACTCCTTCTCAACTGCCGGCGGGACACGCTGACCCTGGTCAGCGTGTCGGTATTCGGCGGCAGCATGATCCTGCTTTATCTTATTTCATCCCTGTATCATGGTTTAGGCGTCTGCAGGGGAAAACGGGTGCTGCGCACCTTGGACCACTGCACGATTTTCCTTTTGATCTCCGGCACTTATACGCCGGTCGCGCTGCTTTCCTTCGGCGGCGCGACCGGCTGGGTCCTGTTTGCGATTGTCTGGGGCGTCTCCGCCGTTGGAATCGCGTTGAATGCGATCAGCGTCCAACGGTTCCGGGTCTTTTCGATGATCTGCTACATCGGGCTCGGGTGGCTGGTCCTTTTCTTTTTAAAGCCTTTGATCGCCCATCTGGATGGAACTTCGATTCGGAACTTGGTGCTTGGCGGCGTTTTTTACACAGTCGGGGCCGTTTTGTACGGAATCGGGAAAAAAAGAAAATACATTCACTCCGTCTGGCATTTGTTTGTCCTTGCCGGGAGCATATTCCATTATTTTGTCGTTTACCGCATTGCGGTGCCTTTCTGA
- the pgeF gene encoding peptidoglycan editing factor PgeF, protein MVLQEKQVKLNRKNGIEFLTFPALEALPFVRHAFSTRIGGVSRNEFSSLNLAFGRGDPDENVMENYRRICEAAGFGADSLVSSAQVHRTVVRRVGRQNRGEGFTKQKPSGVDGLITDEPGVTLVTHHADCAALYFADPVRKAAGLSHAGWRGTAARIGAETVRSMAREFGSRPEDVVCVIGPSIGPCCFEVDAPVYETFAGMRDLSPWEWIREDGEGKYHIDLWEANRRILMSAGVRGENISVSGLCTQCHPDLLFSHRASRGKRGGLAAFLALKEDMDAD, encoded by the coding sequence ATGGTATTGCAGGAAAAACAGGTGAAGCTGAATCGGAAAAACGGAATTGAATTTTTAACGTTTCCGGCGCTCGAAGCCCTGCCGTTTGTTCGCCACGCGTTTTCCACCCGGATCGGAGGCGTCAGCCGGAATGAGTTTTCTTCGCTGAACCTGGCGTTCGGAAGAGGGGACCCCGACGAAAACGTGATGGAAAATTACCGCCGCATCTGTGAGGCCGCGGGGTTTGGCGCGGATTCGCTGGTGTCCTCGGCGCAGGTCCATCGAACGGTGGTCCGGCGGGTCGGCAGGCAAAACCGCGGGGAAGGCTTTACAAAGCAAAAGCCTTCGGGCGTGGACGGACTGATCACCGACGAGCCCGGAGTAACGCTTGTGACGCACCATGCGGACTGCGCCGCGCTCTATTTCGCAGACCCGGTCAGAAAGGCGGCTGGACTTTCCCATGCCGGTTGGCGCGGGACCGCGGCCCGGATCGGCGCGGAGACGGTGCGTTCGATGGCCCGGGAATTCGGCAGCCGTCCGGAGGACGTCGTCTGCGTGATCGGCCCGTCGATCGGTCCCTGTTGTTTTGAAGTGGACGCTCCCGTCTATGAAACTTTTGCCGGGATGCGCGATCTTTCCCCGTGGGAATGGATCAGGGAAGACGGAGAGGGAAAATACCATATTGATTTATGGGAGGCGAACAGGCGCATTCTGATGAGCGCCGGAGTGCGGGGGGAAAATATCTCTGTCTCCGGACTCTGCACCCAATGTCATCCCGACCTCCTGTTTTCCCATCGGGCCAGCCGGGGGAAGCGCGGCGGCCTGGCGGCGTTCCTGGCGCTGAAGGAGGACATGGATGCGGATTGA
- a CDS encoding radical SAM protein has protein sequence MRIEHCGLCPRRCGALREAKEGKGFCGMGADPVVARAALHFWEEPCLSGTRGSGAVFFTGCSLQCVFCQNYEISTRRNAGKILTPEELSAVFRSLVKQGAHNINLVTATHFVPAVAQALSLWSPPVPVVYNCGGYETIETLRMLDGLVDIYLPDLKYADSGLARRLSGAEDYVAVSRAAVLEMARQTGTAEYDADGMMQKGTLVRHLMLPGHTRDSIAVLDWLAANLPGVPVSLMAQYVPCGKAERLPDLNRRITAREYEKVQNHLFSLNLDGYVQERRSASKNFIPSFRMEGLDRLDMQ, from the coding sequence ATGCGGATTGAACACTGCGGGCTCTGCCCCCGGCGCTGCGGTGCGCTGCGCGAAGCGAAAGAGGGGAAGGGCTTCTGTGGCATGGGCGCGGATCCCGTGGTGGCGCGCGCGGCGCTTCATTTTTGGGAGGAACCCTGCCTGAGCGGAACGCGCGGTTCCGGAGCCGTGTTTTTCACGGGCTGCTCGCTGCAGTGTGTTTTCTGTCAGAATTATGAGATCAGCACGCGGAGGAATGCCGGGAAAATCCTGACGCCGGAGGAGCTTTCAGCCGTATTCCGAAGCCTGGTGAAGCAGGGGGCGCACAATATCAACCTGGTCACGGCCACGCATTTTGTTCCGGCGGTCGCCCAGGCGCTGTCCCTCTGGAGTCCGCCTGTCCCGGTCGTCTACAACTGCGGAGGCTATGAGACCATTGAAACTCTGCGCATGCTGGACGGGCTGGTCGACATCTATCTGCCGGACCTCAAGTACGCGGACAGCGGATTGGCCCGACGGCTTTCCGGCGCGGAAGACTATGTGGCTGTTTCCCGCGCCGCCGTGCTCGAAATGGCGCGGCAGACGGGGACCGCTGAGTATGACGCGGACGGGATGATGCAAAAGGGGACCCTTGTGCGCCACCTGATGCTGCCCGGCCACACGCGGGATTCCATCGCCGTGTTGGACTGGCTCGCGGCCAATCTGCCCGGAGTTCCCGTCAGCCTGATGGCCCAATACGTGCCCTGCGGGAAGGCGGAGCGCCTTCCGGATCTGAACAGGAGGATCACGGCGAGGGAATATGAAAAGGTCCAGAACCATCTTTTTTCCTTGAATCTGGATGGATATGTTCAGGAACGGCGGTCCGCCAGCAAAAATTTTATTCCTTCGTTTCGGATGGAAGGCCTGGACCGGCTTGACATGCAATAA